Proteins encoded by one window of Mariniplasma anaerobium:
- the yqeK gene encoding bis(5'-nucleosyl)-tetraphosphatase (symmetrical) YqeK yields the protein MINEVRRKVEAKLKNDPERLNHVIGVYETSLKLAKIYKVDENYVAIASLYHDYTKNDSIEDQIKLLNQEDIKKYKDYPVIYHALSAAKQLEKDFSVKNEDILNSIKSHVWGRAFMSIYEKIVFVSDYCEPNRVFIDTTSLYALAVKDIDLAVLKSMELTLNYLKRQGLKPSKEQIEAYTYYMEVNSEKVK from the coding sequence ATGATCAATGAAGTAAGAAGAAAAGTTGAAGCAAAATTAAAAAATGATCCAGAGAGATTAAATCATGTCATTGGCGTCTATGAGACATCTTTGAAACTCGCAAAAATCTATAAAGTAGATGAAAACTATGTCGCAATTGCCAGTTTATATCATGACTATACAAAAAACGATAGCATAGAAGATCAAATTAAATTATTAAATCAAGAAGACATAAAAAAATATAAAGACTATCCTGTTATATATCATGCGCTAAGTGCTGCAAAGCAATTAGAAAAAGATTTTAGTGTTAAAAATGAAGATATACTAAACTCAATAAAATCTCATGTATGGGGAAGAGCATTTATGTCAATTTATGAGAAGATCGTATTTGTTTCAGATTACTGTGAACCAAATAGAGTGTTCATAGATACAACTAGCTTATATGCACTTGCAGTTAAAGATATCGATTTAGCAGTATTAAAGTCTATGGAACTCACATTAAATTATTTAAAAAGACAAGGCTTAAAGCCAAGCAAAGAACAAATAGAAGCTTACACGTATTACATGGAGGTAAATAGTGAAAAAGTTAAATAA
- a CDS encoding ComEA family DNA-binding protein, which produces MKEWIIIVVVLTIIACIVLFPRKEAYTYVTHEKIELDSFEIEIRGEVVFPGFYTFFEPMRLDEILDFTYGFTDDADINEIDLSKIYEQDSYIFIPSLSTDEIVIEKININNANFQTLLDIPGMTEDRAASLIVYRQEHGLFSSIDELINVKNIGPATLEKIRPYITLG; this is translated from the coding sequence ATGAAAGAATGGATAATCATTGTTGTTGTTTTAACTATCATTGCATGTATCGTATTATTTCCAAGAAAAGAAGCGTATACATATGTGACTCATGAAAAGATAGAACTAGACAGTTTTGAAATTGAAATAAGAGGTGAAGTAGTTTTTCCTGGTTTTTATACTTTTTTTGAACCTATGCGTTTAGATGAGATTCTAGATTTTACGTATGGATTTACAGATGATGCAGATATTAATGAAATAGATTTATCGAAAATATATGAACAAGATAGCTATATCTTTATACCTTCATTAAGTACTGATGAAATTGTTATTGAAAAAATAAATATAAATAATGCAAACTTTCAAACTTTATTAGATATTCCTGGTATGACTGAAGATAGGGCAGCATCTTTAATTGTTTATCGCCAAGAACATGGCTTGTTTTCAAGCATAGATGAATTAATCAATGTAAAAAATATAGGACCCGCAACACTTGAAAAGATTAGACCATATATTACGCTTGGATGA
- a CDS encoding DNRLRE domain-containing protein, giving the protein MFKKEPLKNQQILVLVRLLNASTKMLVFLALFGQLWSLVPWSAFQVQAATIDNQELITDQPSFDNYPTTTDPDFDQSQVAIESEMIDERTETSKTFRKVDGTYEVAMYNNVIHYQKDEKWEDIDNSLYDTGNELENKANKFQIKFPKQLDDNKQIKLSQGAYSIDWNILDINSAEVSYNQEKKSSDNLKELTNISQSVLYDNVRPFTDVEYIVSGNKVKENIILSQYVLDFSMTFEYKLKNLSLIQDEQGNIIFLNDNNETIFSFIDLIMFDNDLNDSSDIDLQLIVTGNKTYQIFLTPSDEWLQKASYPVVIDPTISSVEQSINIYDTYVSESSPNSNYENYSYIAVSNTTIYNEYRGLFSFDIPVLLMDKEIVHSTFTLTSNSKSMDRIIGLYENNSAFDVGEVDWYSRPSHSSDMIDYHIVGSDNIYMFDITDIVKEWQSTGNVQTPGFTIKDNYDYGAYNSVNSSESSESLQPVVEFIYIDSTGMKDYWSYSQQNAGNAGVGYVSDNTGKLIFIKNEVSYETAKQSFGFSLIYNIDRKDTNIGYGLGWQTNYSMTYQTIIEGQEYSITDGTGNTVHYYPTTCDSRFVSDSYNQYTCYIAEDGSGNIFYKLINPGTVAYYMMTRQQVRYSFENMYLKQITDIKTSIDINIYRNPLDLDEIDYITDESGNQIDLSYSSGRLLYTYLKVKQSENIYHILEKVNHDYTYKSEYADYALYYTRNDMDYNEDLTFTSSPTNYYITDSYARLTSVYEASGKKVAYTYYEGNTFIDKVWTINQYVDQIDLYSTIEYYYGSKMTIMTDQNNNYIIYKFDNYGHTVNILDSYGYAQSFSYLNLFSGFIDGSSTLVLDGIPNYNWNHQLLSKSDPYKTIENVVQNYSFETSKEMDISWMLDQPSYPLQQDYSNFSCDTFLYGDCSARLLVPDAQHYGSYKQTVVLDYGNYMLSGYVKNDTLSGNVNISISGDEQENISADVDNDSNWHYVEVIVDVDDDNTLVTIELNNFGIGDVYFDNIQLIEGFRDTRKNIVNNSSFEVLDSYGELSNWYGFDSSYIFRTPTSAYTSIVEEDILGDYAIRFNGDAKTLRYIWSDYNNYINDDLVDGTLTIGGWAYSNSTPMSIQSTDIYPEVFRIRVDVLDTYEIYGSQDYEDSIVSTSYVNFDTAIQGWQFQLKEVPFEAGNHIFLTLEYEGEGYVLFDQIQMYYEPIYSLYDYDIYGRLETIYSSSGETTNLTYENDGDERATKVETEFSTLELGIDDAAALIESVTYNSVTSEQSFNSYGQVTGTLVGDTDNYFTTSTAYLTSGFSQFIASTTNEFGKTTNYYTYTLTGLLKAISNANGDDLLYIYDDEGKLIKAVHVDDYSAYQNGDSYYSIVEYLYDSEDRLDKIILDRNSSGTPIYYYDINYDAQDRISNVLVNSTSLMSYTYEKDGDYYTNRISTQTYGNGDVISFFYDDEGQIIGVNFDDTTKFSYEYDQSGLLAIYNEHDNEGNILKSEYYTYDISGQLSQMVDSYNNTIQYTYDASGNIESLDFTFEGMNQETEYFNNYCLSWNIQGSCIVSSTLYDKTIYETQDGYDISKRYLYEIDNVLKRVEYVKLFENGSLLIEQSLNYIGDTTRIHDISYSLKDDDNLYKYSYTYDDVGNIIRESYYEDGFLKFDKNYAYDELNQLIVEDSRDYDIPLSSTLTETNYTKYYYYDNRGNITDIKTFLYGQDDYEEAVAPTEYDINYGSDPIFVVISGDTEIPVNGSLSLGFTYYKLEYVMPPNPVTLPMVTIKDYTQVDTTTPGYYLIDCIGKDKFGGSTYNLEFGILITVGTPSSGPTIPQEHIHYNYSESWLDQLESIDNITYNQDGSINTTTRLGNYEYDDQGNPDEMTDFYYNGNLYDHAALVYDGRQLSMITLTDATLATVEIEYSYNDQGYRTSKTINGSKVEYFLEGDKALFETDGTYGIIYTYDYDGSLISFNYDDDIDDSTEGIEYYYIKNIQGDITKIVDHDGDIVVKYEYDVWGNIVKITDGSGINLAEINPYRYRSYRYDEEINMYYLNSRYYNPVVGRFINADGMLGQVGNALSTNMYAYCANNPVMFTDPSGEFPILIAAFIIGAVISGTASTISQGATDGWENINWSQVGFDSLIGGVTTLVGASGIGVVGAMIVGGTLGFTGSVGSDLIAGNGDWSEVNWTKAGIMTVVGIGLGGWSGSGAQNFKTMNAKINLGQSWGSKSYINYGVSVIDRAATSYARHTASQLLANAVRGYQAQAISRALASALYAMGISEFIQG; this is encoded by the coding sequence ATGTTTAAGAAAGAACCTTTAAAGAATCAACAGATTTTGGTTTTAGTAAGATTGCTAAATGCAAGTACAAAAATGCTTGTTTTTTTAGCATTGTTTGGGCAACTGTGGAGTTTAGTACCATGGAGTGCATTTCAAGTACAAGCTGCAACGATTGACAATCAAGAACTTATAACAGATCAGCCTTCATTTGATAATTATCCAACAACGACGGATCCTGACTTTGATCAAAGTCAAGTAGCTATAGAATCTGAGATGATAGATGAGAGAACAGAAACATCTAAAACGTTTCGTAAAGTAGATGGTACATATGAAGTAGCCATGTATAACAATGTTATTCATTATCAAAAAGATGAAAAGTGGGAAGACATTGACAATAGCTTATATGATACTGGAAATGAGTTGGAAAATAAAGCTAATAAGTTTCAAATTAAGTTTCCAAAACAACTAGATGACAATAAACAAATCAAATTATCCCAAGGTGCGTATAGTATTGATTGGAATATTCTTGATATAAATTCAGCAGAAGTTAGTTACAATCAAGAAAAAAAGAGTTCTGATAACCTTAAAGAACTCACAAATATAAGTCAATCAGTACTTTATGATAATGTACGACCTTTTACAGATGTTGAATATATTGTTTCTGGTAACAAGGTTAAAGAAAACATTATACTTAGTCAATATGTACTTGATTTTAGTATGACCTTTGAATATAAGTTAAAAAATTTATCATTGATTCAAGATGAACAAGGAAATATCATATTTCTAAATGATAACAATGAAACAATTTTTTCTTTCATTGATTTAATCATGTTTGATAATGATTTAAATGATTCATCAGATATTGATCTTCAATTAATTGTTACTGGTAACAAAACCTATCAAATATTTTTGACACCAAGTGATGAATGGTTACAAAAAGCAAGTTATCCTGTTGTTATAGACCCTACAATAAGCAGTGTTGAACAATCTATAAATATCTATGATACATATGTATCTGAATCTTCACCCAACTCAAACTACGAGAATTATTCATATATAGCTGTATCAAATACAACGATTTATAATGAATATAGAGGTCTCTTTTCATTTGATATACCAGTTCTTTTGATGGATAAAGAAATTGTTCATTCAACATTTACACTAACAAGTAATTCAAAAAGCATGGATAGAATTATTGGATTGTATGAAAATAACTCAGCATTTGATGTTGGTGAAGTTGATTGGTATAGTAGACCTTCACATTCATCTGATATGATAGATTACCATATTGTCGGATCTGATAATATATATATGTTTGATATTACAGACATAGTAAAAGAATGGCAATCCACAGGTAATGTGCAAACACCTGGTTTTACAATTAAGGATAATTATGATTATGGTGCATATAATAGTGTTAATTCAAGTGAATCTTCAGAATCTTTACAACCTGTTGTTGAATTCATATATATTGATTCTACAGGAATGAAAGATTATTGGAGTTATAGTCAACAAAACGCTGGAAATGCAGGTGTTGGATATGTTTCAGATAATACAGGAAAATTGATATTTATAAAAAATGAAGTATCTTACGAAACAGCTAAACAAAGTTTTGGATTCTCATTAATCTATAATATTGATAGAAAAGATACGAATATTGGATATGGATTGGGTTGGCAAACTAATTATAGTATGACATATCAAACGATAATTGAGGGACAAGAATATTCTATTACTGATGGAACAGGAAACACGGTTCATTATTATCCAACAACTTGTGATTCACGATTTGTATCTGACTCATATAATCAATATACGTGCTATATCGCTGAAGATGGATCAGGAAATATTTTTTATAAACTGATTAATCCTGGTACAGTAGCATATTATATGATGACAAGGCAACAGGTGAGATATAGCTTTGAAAATATGTATTTAAAACAAATAACCGACATAAAAACTTCAATAGATATTAACATCTATAGGAATCCATTAGATTTAGATGAAATTGATTATATTACAGATGAGAGTGGAAATCAAATTGATTTATCCTATAGTTCAGGAAGATTATTGTATACATATTTGAAAGTCAAACAAAGTGAAAATATTTATCATATCCTTGAAAAAGTAAATCATGACTACACTTACAAATCAGAATATGCTGATTATGCACTCTACTATACAAGAAATGATATGGACTATAATGAAGACTTAACATTTACTTCCTCACCAACCAACTATTATATTACAGATAGTTACGCACGATTGACCAGTGTATATGAAGCTTCTGGCAAAAAGGTAGCATACACGTATTATGAGGGAAATACCTTTATCGATAAAGTGTGGACAATCAATCAGTATGTTGATCAAATTGATTTATATAGCACAATTGAGTATTATTATGGATCCAAGATGACTATAATGACTGATCAAAATAATAATTATATCATTTATAAATTTGATAATTATGGACATACAGTTAATATACTTGATAGTTATGGATATGCACAATCTTTTAGTTATCTAAATTTATTTTCGGGATTTATTGATGGATCAAGTACTCTAGTGCTTGATGGAATACCCAATTATAATTGGAATCATCAATTGTTGTCTAAATCTGATCCTTATAAAACTATAGAAAATGTAGTTCAAAACTACAGTTTTGAAACGAGCAAAGAAATGGATATATCATGGATGCTAGATCAACCTAGTTATCCACTACAACAAGATTACTCAAATTTTTCATGCGATACTTTTTTATATGGAGATTGTTCAGCAAGACTTCTAGTTCCTGATGCACAGCATTACGGGTCCTACAAACAGACAGTTGTTTTAGATTATGGTAACTATATGTTAAGTGGCTATGTTAAAAATGATACACTTAGCGGCAATGTCAATATTTCAATAAGTGGAGATGAGCAAGAAAACATATCAGCGGATGTCGATAATGACAGTAATTGGCATTATGTAGAGGTTATTGTAGATGTTGATGATGATAATACTTTAGTCACTATAGAACTAAATAATTTTGGAATAGGTGACGTATATTTTGATAATATTCAATTGATTGAAGGATTTAGAGACACAAGGAAAAACATAGTTAACAATTCATCTTTTGAAGTTCTTGATTCCTATGGAGAACTTAGTAACTGGTACGGATTTGATTCTAGTTATATTTTTAGAACTCCAACTAGTGCATATACTAGCATTGTTGAAGAAGATATTCTTGGAGATTATGCAATTAGATTTAATGGTGATGCGAAAACACTTAGATATATTTGGAGCGATTATAACAATTATATTAATGATGATTTAGTAGATGGCACATTAACAATAGGTGGATGGGCTTATTCGAATAGCACACCAATGTCAATACAGAGTACAGATATTTATCCTGAAGTGTTTAGAATAAGAGTTGACGTTTTGGATACTTATGAGATTTATGGATCACAAGATTATGAAGATTCGATTGTATCAACGAGCTATGTTAATTTCGATACTGCAATACAAGGATGGCAATTTCAGTTAAAAGAAGTACCTTTTGAAGCGGGTAACCACATATTTTTGACTTTAGAATATGAAGGTGAAGGATATGTTTTATTTGATCAAATTCAAATGTATTATGAACCAATCTACAGCCTTTATGATTATGATATCTACGGAAGATTAGAAACTATATATAGCTCATCTGGTGAAACCACCAATCTTACTTATGAAAATGATGGTGATGAACGAGCTACAAAAGTAGAAACAGAATTTTCAACACTTGAATTAGGTATTGATGATGCTGCAGCTCTAATTGAATCTGTTACTTATAATAGTGTAACAAGTGAACAATCATTTAATTCATATGGACAGGTTACAGGAACACTTGTTGGTGATACAGATAACTACTTCACAACCTCAACAGCATATCTTACATCAGGATTTAGTCAATTTATTGCTTCAACAACTAATGAGTTTGGAAAAACAACTAACTACTACACATATACTTTAACTGGATTATTGAAAGCTATTTCAAATGCAAATGGCGACGACTTACTATATATATATGATGATGAAGGCAAATTGATTAAAGCTGTTCATGTTGATGATTATTCAGCTTATCAGAACGGGGATTCTTATTATTCGATTGTCGAATATTTATATGATTCTGAAGATAGGTTAGATAAAATCATATTAGATAGAAACAGTAGTGGAACACCGATTTATTATTATGATATTAACTACGATGCACAAGATAGAATATCGAATGTATTAGTAAATTCCACATCACTTATGAGTTATACATATGAAAAAGATGGAGATTATTATACTAATCGTATATCGACCCAAACATATGGCAATGGAGATGTAATATCATTTTTTTATGATGATGAGGGTCAGATCATAGGTGTTAATTTTGATGATACAACCAAATTCTCATATGAATACGATCAGTCTGGATTACTTGCAATTTATAATGAACATGATAATGAAGGTAATATCTTAAAATCCGAGTATTATACATATGATATTTCAGGACAACTAAGTCAAATGGTAGATTCATATAATAATACGATTCAATATACCTATGATGCTTCAGGAAATATAGAAAGTCTAGATTTCACATTCGAAGGAATGAATCAAGAAACAGAGTATTTCAACAATTACTGTTTATCATGGAATATTCAAGGTAGTTGTATAGTATCATCAACATTATACGATAAAACTATCTACGAAACTCAAGATGGTTATGATATTTCAAAACGTTATCTATATGAAATAGATAATGTGTTAAAGAGAGTGGAATATGTAAAACTATTTGAAAATGGATCATTGTTGATTGAACAATCATTAAACTATATTGGAGATACGACTAGAATTCATGATATATCTTATAGCCTCAAAGATGATGATAATCTGTATAAGTATAGTTATACATACGATGATGTGGGTAATATTATTCGTGAGTCCTATTATGAAGATGGATTTTTAAAGTTTGATAAGAACTATGCGTATGATGAGCTTAATCAATTGATTGTAGAAGATTCACGAGATTATGATATACCTTTAAGTTCAACTTTAACAGAAACAAATTACACTAAATATTATTATTATGATAATAGAGGAAATATAACTGACATTAAGACATTTTTATATGGTCAAGATGACTATGAGGAAGCAGTTGCACCCACTGAGTATGACATCAATTATGGTAGTGATCCTATATTTGTAGTAATTTCAGGCGATACAGAAATACCAGTCAATGGTAGTCTATCATTAGGATTTACATATTATAAATTAGAATATGTTATGCCTCCAAATCCAGTTACATTACCTATGGTTACCATAAAGGATTATACTCAAGTAGACACAACAACACCAGGATATTATTTAATTGATTGTATAGGTAAAGATAAATTTGGAGGATCCACTTACAATCTAGAGTTTGGCATTTTAATTACTGTAGGCACACCTAGTAGTGGGCCTACAATACCACAAGAACATATTCATTATAATTATAGTGAAAGTTGGTTGGATCAACTTGAAAGCATTGATAACATCACATATAATCAAGACGGATCGATTAATACAACAACGAGATTAGGAAATTATGAGTATGATGATCAAGGAAATCCTGATGAGATGACTGATTTTTATTACAATGGAAATCTCTATGATCATGCTGCTTTAGTATATGATGGTAGACAACTATCTATGATCACATTAACAGATGCGACATTAGCAACAGTTGAAATCGAATATTCATATAATGATCAAGGATATCGTACGAGTAAAACGATTAATGGAAGTAAAGTAGAGTATTTCTTAGAAGGGGACAAAGCTCTATTTGAAACTGATGGAACTTATGGTATTATTTATACATATGATTATGATGGTTCATTGATTAGTTTCAATTATGATGATGATATTGATGATTCTACTGAAGGTATAGAGTATTACTATATTAAGAATATCCAAGGAGATATCACAAAGATAGTTGATCATGATGGGGATATTGTAGTTAAGTATGAGTATGATGTTTGGGGAAATATCGTAAAGATAACAGATGGTTCAGGCATTAATTTAGCTGAGATAAACCCATATAGATATCGTAGTTATCGATATGATGAAGAAATTAATATGTATTATTTGAATAGTAGATATTATAATCCAGTAGTGGGAAGATTTATAAATGCTGATGGTATGTTAGGACAAGTTGGAAATGCTTTATCAACTAATATGTATGCATATTGTGCAAACAATCCAGTAATGTTCACTGATCCCAGCGGAGAATTTCCAATTTTAATTGCAGCATTCATTATAGGTGCAGTTATTTCTGGAACTGCAAGTACAATATCTCAAGGAGCAACAGATGGATGGGAAAATATCAATTGGAGCCAAGTAGGATTTGACTCATTAATTGGGGGAGTTACCACACTAGTAGGAGCAAGTGGTATAGGAGTAGTAGGAGCTATGATTGTAGGCGGAACATTAGGTTTCACTGGAAGTGTGGGATCAGATTTGATAGCTGGAAATGGCGATTGGTCTGAAGTTAATTGGACAAAAGCTGGTATTATGACAGTTGTCGGAATAGGTTTAGGTGGTTGGTCCGGATCAGGAGCTCAAAACTTTAAAACTATGAATGCTAAAATTAATCTGGGACAATCATGGGGTTCAAAATCATATATTAATTATGGAGTTTCTGTAATAGACAGAGCAGCTACATCATATGCGCGACATACAGCGTCACAATTACTAGCAAATGCTGTAAGAGGATATCAGGCACAAGCGATATCAAGAGCATTAGCATCTGCTTTATATGCAATGGGAATTTCCGAATTCATACAGGGGTAG
- a CDS encoding RHS repeat-associated core domain-containing protein, with protein sequence MYLNIKRLYLCYSNIINASGITVVHYVYDAYGNITKTEVTSGYGYIANINSYTYRGYRYDSEINMYYLNSRYYNPKVGRFINADKIIGQLSHIGSTNMYACVNNNPVNFADEEGEFWHLVGGFVVGAAIGTVTQIVSNVVSGNEWSEGVLTAAAIGGLSGLLTAAGAGSLTIGLVSGTTAAFGRQIEENKLNFSEWNVGEMVVDAVIVGVLAGVGSSYGNKKIEYTSRQIKYWIKPGSFKTMITGNYMKKITKAVAYSAIPALDYAFLTSLKGDQYENSKIIIE encoded by the coding sequence GTGTACTTAAACATAAAAAGACTGTATTTATGTTACTCCAATATTATAAATGCCAGTGGTATAACTGTTGTTCACTATGTCTATGATGCATATGGAAACATTACTAAGACAGAAGTCACATCAGGTTATGGCTATATTGCAAATATAAATTCATACACTTACCGTGGATATCGATATGATTCTGAAATTAATATGTACTATTTGAATAGTCGATATTATAATCCAAAAGTTGGTAGATTCATTAATGCTGATAAGATTATTGGACAATTATCTCACATTGGATCAACGAATATGTATGCATGTGTAAATAATAACCCTGTTAATTTTGCCGATGAAGAAGGTGAGTTTTGGCATCTAGTTGGTGGATTCGTTGTTGGAGCAGCAATTGGAACAGTCACCCAAATCGTTTCAAATGTTGTAAGTGGAAATGAATGGTCAGAGGGTGTTTTGACTGCCGCTGCTATTGGTGGGTTGTCTGGATTATTAACTGCAGCAGGTGCTGGATCTCTAACTATTGGACTTGTATCAGGTACTACTGCAGCTTTTGGAAGGCAAATTGAAGAGAATAAGTTAAATTTTTCTGAATGGAATGTTGGAGAAATGGTTGTAGATGCAGTTATAGTTGGAGTGTTAGCTGGAGTCGGCTCGTCTTATGGTAACAAAAAAATTGAATATACTTCAAGACAAATAAAGTACTGGATTAAACCTGGTTCATTTAAAACAATGATTACAGGTAATTATATGAAAAAAATAACGAAAGCTGTTGCTTATTCAGCAATTCCAGCATTAGATTATGCATTCTTAACTTCTTTGAAAGGAGATCAATATGAAAATAGTAAAATTATTATTGAATGA
- the rsfS gene encoding ribosome silencing factor produces the protein MKKLNKIVEALENLKVKDLAVYDFEKTSPFYDYFVICTTNERQGSAAINHLKKALEAEEIRHIEGKGGSWVLIDCHEVIVHLFTEEDRQYYAFDKRLMDVKRVK, from the coding sequence GTGAAAAAGTTAAATAAAATAGTAGAAGCATTAGAAAATTTAAAAGTTAAAGATTTAGCGGTATATGATTTTGAAAAAACATCACCGTTTTATGATTATTTTGTTATATGTACAACAAATGAACGTCAAGGCTCAGCAGCAATCAATCACTTAAAGAAAGCATTAGAAGCTGAAGAGATTAGACATATCGAAGGTAAAGGTGGATCATGGGTTCTAATTGATTGTCATGAAGTCATTGTTCATTTATTTACTGAAGAAGATCGTCAGTATTATGCATTTGATAAACGCTTAATGGATGTCAAAAGGGTTAAATAA
- a CDS encoding class I SAM-dependent DNA methyltransferase produces the protein MFSKIYDALMSDIDYEQIYTFLSPYLKADDVVLDAGCGSGYLLQELLLHQVDAMGIDNDDQMLSLAQDRLQTSNLRAPLYHHDLRDKLDIKVDVIVSFFDVMNYLKGIKQVFSNIKDALAPNGLFIFDVYQESVLDDYDGYIENDNEPFDYQWSIKKDQMKLKHKVITNQEIYELTQYVKPLSYYLDILSSLGFKDIQALKGPDIRKHYIIASL, from the coding sequence ATGTTTTCAAAAATATATGATGCGCTCATGAGTGATATTGATTATGAACAAATCTATACCTTTTTAAGTCCTTATCTCAAAGCAGACGATGTCGTTTTAGATGCTGGATGTGGTAGTGGATATTTATTACAAGAATTACTTTTGCATCAAGTAGACGCAATGGGTATTGATAATGATGATCAAATGCTAAGTCTTGCACAAGACAGATTACAAACTTCAAATCTAAGAGCTCCTTTGTATCATCATGACCTAAGAGATAAACTAGATATAAAGGTTGATGTAATCGTTAGTTTCTTTGATGTCATGAACTATTTAAAAGGTATTAAACAAGTATTTTCTAATATCAAAGATGCTCTAGCACCAAATGGTCTATTTATCTTTGATGTGTATCAAGAATCAGTCTTAGATGATTATGATGGATACATAGAAAATGATAACGAACCTTTTGATTATCAGTGGTCTATAAAAAAAGATCAGATGAAGTTGAAACACAAAGTAATTACAAACCAAGAGATTTATGAATTAACTCAATATGTAAAACCTCTTTCGTATTACTTAGATATTTTATCATCCTTAGGATTTAAAGATATACAGGCTTTAAAAGGACCTGACATAAGAAAACACTATATCATCGCTAGTTTATAG
- a CDS encoding GTPase gives MSVTIKCKGCGATLQTKDVQKVGYALTLDHDYCQACYKLLHYGDVHEHFHPEDLPKLSQDAVVFMVSSVLHLDMLFTYPVYRYEPNLKYVYLINQIDLLPESTNLDEMLKNMIIRAKQMRIPYHDIIMMSAKNPYDIKNLEVYMQNFSEKNLYLIGVQNSGKTTIFKALTKDTHALAFSKAGLTQEALIKNIGKRQIYDMPGLYQKGYVHQFLPYQIYKRLIPQETIKPKIYQLKKDQTLFLEGLVSISVSNDKQTVVLYVKNSLNVHKTNITKIENLLKEKENNFDIYVDDYEEKNFKITDTKMQLTFADIGFMHIQGPNTIKVTYPKGMHISLSEALFK, from the coding sequence ATGTCAGTGACCATTAAATGTAAAGGATGTGGAGCAACACTCCAAACAAAAGATGTTCAAAAAGTTGGATATGCACTAACTCTTGATCATGATTACTGCCAAGCATGTTATAAACTGCTTCATTACGGTGATGTTCATGAACATTTTCATCCAGAAGATCTTCCTAAATTAAGCCAAGATGCAGTTGTCTTTATGGTTAGTTCGGTTCTACATTTAGATATGCTTTTTACATATCCAGTATACAGATATGAACCAAATCTAAAATATGTTTATCTAATTAATCAAATAGATTTACTACCAGAAAGTACAAATCTAGATGAAATGTTAAAAAATATGATCATAAGAGCAAAACAAATGCGCATACCTTACCACGATATCATCATGATGTCTGCTAAAAACCCTTATGATATTAAAAATCTTGAGGTTTATATGCAAAACTTTTCAGAGAAGAACTTATATTTAATTGGTGTTCAAAATTCTGGGAAGACCACAATATTCAAAGCATTAACCAAAGATACACATGCACTAGCGTTTTCTAAAGCAGGGTTAACTCAAGAAGCATTAATTAAAAATATAGGTAAACGTCAAATATATGATATGCCTGGATTATATCAAAAAGGGTATGTCCATCAATTTCTACCTTATCAAATATATAAAAGACTGATTCCTCAAGAAACCATTAAACCAAAAATATATCAACTTAAAAAAGATCAAACACTTTTTTTAGAAGGACTTGTATCCATAAGTGTTTCTAATGACAAACAAACAGTTGTATTATATGTTAAAAATAGTTTGAATGTTCATAAAACAAATATTACAAAAATAGAAAACTTATTAAAAGAAAAAGAAAATAATTTTGATATTTATGTAGATGATTACGAAGAAAAAAACTTTAAAATTACAGATACTAAAATGCAATTAACGTTCGCAGATATCGGATTTATGCATATCCAAGGACCAAATACCATCAAGGTTACTTATCCTAAAGGCATGCATATTAGTTTATCGGAGGCACTATTTAAATGA